The sequence ggtggtggagggaatgtatgtttgtggatggggtgctaatcaagtggactgcttttcctggatagtgtcgagcttcttgattgttggagTTGCAAtcaaccaagcaagtggagagtactccatcacacccctgacttgtgccttgtagaaggtgaacaagctttggggagtcaggaggtgagttactcgctgaagaattcccagcctctgacctgctgttttagccacagtatttgtatggctggtccagttcagtttctggccaatggtaaccccgaggatgataGTGTGggttttagtgatggtaatgccattgactatcaaggggcgatggttggattcttcttggagatggtcattgcctggcacttgtgtgacacgaatgcaacttgccacttatcagtccaaataTGAATGTAGcctagtcttgctgcatatgtgtaTGGACtagttcagcatctgaggagtcatgaatggagtCATCAGCAAatctcctcacttctgaccttatgatggagggaaggttattgatgaagcagctgaagatggttggcctaggacactaccctgaagaactcctgcagtgatgttctgggactgaaatgattgaccgccaacaaccacaaccatcttccttttgtgctaggtatgactccaaccagcagagagtttctccTCGATTTCCTGTTGACTCCagatttgctcaggctccttgatcaaGGACAGTCGCTCACCTTGCCTCCAGATCTGCAGAAGCCCTAGAGAAATGGTGTTTACAGATCTTATGCCAATGTTACAGCAAATGATCAGGCAGGTTTTTCTTTTCCATTTCCCCaccctcctccactgttgctgatgTCTGAGCAATTAGTCTTAATGCATCAGATCTCAGACTCAGACTTGCATTACCTTTATTGGAGTTCATCTGCAGTTTTTGTGTGTCCCTTCCCACTATTGTGAAGTCATTTTTTCATAAAATGAAATTTAAAATCCAAGCATTAGAATTTAAAAAATATTACCAGAAGGGTGGTAAtaccaaaagcagggaggtcatgttgtagttgtatagaactttggtaaggccacatctggagtactgggtgcaattgtggttgccacattataggaaggattgcactggagggggtgcagggcgattcaccagaatgttgcctgggatggaacatttaagctatgaagagaggttggataggcttgggttgttttcactggagcagagaagaccaaggggtgacctgattgaggggcatggacagggtggatagggagcagctgttctccttagttgaagggtcagttacaaggggacacaagtttaaggtgaggggcaagaggtttaagggggatttgaggaagaacttttttacccagagggtgttgacagttgggaatgccctgcctggaagggtggttgcctcacatccttttaaaaagtacctggatgagcacttggcatgtcataacattcaaggctatgggccaagtgctggcaaatggggttaggtagacaggtcaggtgtctttaatgcatcggtgcagacttgatggctgaagggcctcttctgcactgtattattctgtggttGTTTTGTCAAATTGTTAAACAAAAACAATAATCTGAGAATTAGATATTTGCTTGATTATAGAAAAATAGTGAAGGTCATGGGGAGCAAATTTCTTGTGGAGAAAATACATTGCAGACTTCTCGAGCTGAATGGTTTATATACGCTGTAACAAGCTATAATTGAGATTCCTTTTTAAAAAGAATTATAAAACTACTGTGTCTTGGCCCTAGTTCTTTTGTCAGGAAAGTTGGAGAGTTTCAATCTCTTTGTAGTAGGCCCATAATATTATTTGGGACTCATTGGACTGCTACTGGACTTTTAAATCTATCATAATTAGAATTTCATTCAATTTGAAGAGATTATAATGGGGAAATTCTACATAGTGCTTCTGCTGAAAATGTGTGGACTTTGATTtatattgtgatggaaaccacacctgccagatggaagtatattaatttcatcatatggaacactattattTGAACGTTGACTGGACATTGGACATGttttaaaagaccacagaacagtggctgaaaacatggctacacatttttttttttctctaaaaGGCAGTGGCATGGAGAGATAATGTgtgttccctgattcaattagccggatgggttttgtcaatagtgattgagacattgagagtcactgtgtaagagccagcattccacctcccCACTGAGTGTCTGGTAAGCTCTAAGGAATCCACAAACTGCGCAGGTGAGGCTGTTACAAACAAGAAGCTAGtcactgctggccaacctggagttaaactGTGCTCACAGAAcaatttttggaagagactgcaattgaacttcaagagcctctgtgtgtgtctctgtccctctgctcCTTACACCCCTACTTTCTTTGTACCCTGTGGGTATGTTGTAAAAAGAAACTATGCTGGATTTCCACCTTCCCTTGCATTTGTGTAAATCTTTTCTTTTAGCGTGATGCTTTCTCTTGCCTCATTTGCTGATTGTGATTGCTTAACTGCATAAGAGGAAAGACAACGGTGTAGTGGTAATTTCAGTGAACTAGTAAACCAGAAGCTGAGGCTAATGCTCTGggctcatgggttcaaatcctgccacagcaggtggtggaatttaaatttcaaTTAACAAAATCtgggattgaaagctagtctcagtaatggtgcaatgaaactattatcaattttcattgaaacccatctggttcactaatctttttagggaagggaatctgctgttcttacatggcctggcctacatatgactccagacacaaagcaatgtggttgactcttaactgccctctgaaatgaacaagcaagccactcagttgtcgagggcaattagggatagacaacaaatgctggccttaccaattaaactcatcccatgaaaggatatttttaaaaaacatttttgttTGCCTTTTTAGGGGTATGTACTGGTTTTGTGTAGTACCAAATGCTTCCCATTGTTTTGTAGCTTATCCATTTAATAGTTCAACTTCTTTAACTGGGTATTTATCTTTATCCTTTCAAAATTTGTTTACTTAAATTTAAAACCTTGGTGTGAGACTCTCCCATctgcccctcaaactgaatatCAAATTTTTATGGACATCATTCACAAGATGTTCCCTTATGATGAGCCTCTATTAAGTGTTCTGTAAAAACAATTGGATTATGGGGGTGGGGCGAGGATAGAAAAAGCAAACAAGAATTGAAAGAGTACAGAAAGGTGCTGCTGCAGACTGAAAGCATGAGTTTCAAGAGTGCAGAAGCTTTATGGCCTTCTCACTCCAGATCTAGACTTGCACCCCATCCCCAATTTTCTCTTGCCTGCATGTTTGCAGTGATTTGAGAGGTGCCACAACCTGTTAGGCTTGTGATTCTGGACCTGTAATAACAGGGGGAAAAAAACTTGCTTGTGGTGTAAAGGTCTTGACTTCCTATTAATTTCTTCTTTCTGGGGCATTGATGGGTGTTTGCTGAAAGTAAAAGTGTGATGTGTAATGAGGAGAAAAAAAATTTGAGATACAATCTCAACCAAGTAAGATTGGCAAATTTATGCTGCCAGGAACTGCTTTCAGACTGAGGATTAAGACACTCAGAAGGAGGAGATTGTTCCCAATTGTTGTATAACCTGACAGAACCAAGTCTGTCAAGTGAAACAGACATCAATTTAGAGAGTTCTGTTTCAAAACTGGTTCCAGGAGCCGATAAACCTGTCTAAGGCACTGATACAGCCACAACTATGCTCAATTCTAGTTGCAGTGGAGGCAGTGTAGAAAAGGCAAAATGGGCAATTGAACTATTGAAGTTGTAAGAACTTGAGATTGTTCTCTCGAAGAGAAGGCTCAGGAGAAATTGAAAATCTAAAAACAATTACATACAGAATCCTACTGTGTTCAAACATGCCACAAGTTCTAACCATAGGACATGGATTCAAGTTTAAGGATTCAAGGGTGAGCAGTTCGGATTTAAATATATGTAGAGGGTGATGTGTGTGTGAAATAGGCTCCCCAGGGagacactttttttaaaaattgagtcaATGTTTTATTCTGTGATTGAGGGTTGGAGGATGCATTTTTCCAAAACACTGCTGTCCATTTCCTCCATTTGCTCACTAATCTAACCTGGCTTTTTTATTTgaatttaaaaattttcatccttgtttttctATCCCTCTGTGGccctgcccctccctatttctattGCTTCAACCTTCTGACCTCTGTTACACTATTGACAGCAGTGCTTTTAGCCACCCAAGCCCTTTAGTTATGgaatttccaccccccacccccccccccccaccccacacaaaccCCTCCGTCTCTGCCTTTCACTACTCCCTCTTAAGGCACTttgtaaaacctacctctgaccaagcttttagtcattgtCCTATctgctccttatgtggttcagtgtcaaaattTTTTTTATCATTCCTgtggaagcatcttgggacatttttactatgttaagaggtgatataaatgcaaattgttgcggcAGTGTTTTCTTAACTTTCCTATGTTCCTCCAGGTTCTAATCCCAGcatctttgcttcttctgtcttgcaTCAATGTCTGTTATACCTAACAAATGTTTTAACGTCTCCCTGCCTGACAAAGTGTATTGTTAGTTCTCAACTTGATCTGCTGACTCAGGAAAGAGATGTTGATATAGGGAGAACCAAGAGAAGGAAGCTGAAAACAGTAGGAAACATGATACAAATGCAGCAATGAGAGAATGTGAGTTGTGCAAAGACCAGAGCTGCTTTTAGCAACAGGGTTCTTGCAATATAGGAATAGGTAATGAGTTCCTATTTTAGTTGTCATTAAATATATGCAAACAGTTGTTTTACATGGGGTTTTTAAAGAACAGATTTTGACATTTGTGTCAACTGGATATCAATATTGCTTTAGTTCATTTGGAAGTCACCAATTAATTCTTTAAAAATATTCCAGAACCTTTTACAATTAGTGTGGCTTGCCATTCTCAACATCATTATTTAGCCTGAAACTCTCATTTCTTGAATTACCAAGTGTTATTTTTAATTATGTAATTAGTCTATTAACCCTCCCATTAATTCCCTTAATCCATAATTTAAGTTGGTCTATAATTATGATGAATTATTGTTTCCCTTGCAGGTGAAATGCTTGACTAAGGACTGGAAGGTAACGGCTTATGCTCTAAATTGTTCTAAATTACTAGAGATCAATCAAGAAGGGACAAAGATTCGTCGAAAAAACCCAGTACCAGAATTCCTCCTCTCAGTGCCACCAAGTAAACGTATATTGGCATGGAACCTTTACAATGATTCTCCAGAGAATAATGGTGAAATAAGTGGCCAAATAAACACCATGGAGACTGCAATGAAAGTCTTTGCTATTCATGGTCCAATCAGTTCAATCCGCATCTTGCAACCAGGTAAGGACATTCCTGCTGAATTGAAAAAGTATATGTTAAAGTATCCAGAAGTTGGAACAAAAGTTTGTGTTTTGGTTGAGTATGAATGTTATGAAGGAGCCAAAAAGGCCTACGAAGAACTTGGCAAAAAACCCTGCCACAATGATGAAAATCTAAAAGTTGTCATACTGACAGGAAAAGGTACCAAAAAAATAAATGGCATAGATGCAGATGAAtctgaagattttaaaaaatcaaatccCAAAAAGCCTTCAAGACAGCCAACAAAGATAGAGCAGTTGCAATatactgtggaagagtctgtgtACAGTTCTTCAGAATCTGATGGTGCTAATTCACCTGCTTCTGTCCAAAGATATCTGCAGCACAAAATATGTGATGCCTACAACTGCAATAGTCAAATGCCAAGTCCAAGCACAGCTTCATGGTCCCAGTCATGGAGTGaccatcactgcagtccatgtgttcccCGCAGAAGCCTAGTTTATCACCACCCATCACCCCTAACAGATTTTGTTGGGCAAGGATTCTGGCCCAGTCCAAGTACAAGTCCTGAGTTTACCAAGAAATTCTATGATTACTCGTCAGATAGTGGGAATTGTTCTGGAAGTCCCTGGGTGCAACGACGCAGACTAGCTGCCAGTCAGGCTGCCTCTCTAGAAATCAACCAAGCAACATGTAAGCAGTCAGTAAGGAAGCATCAAAGTAGTACAGGCCTTCCTCCTGGATTGGTTCGTCTTCCTTTTGGCCCAGATGGCACTAAAGGTTTTCATAATAGCATTGGAAGAGGGAGAATAGTTCTAAGACACTAATTTTACATTTGAAACTAACACCTTGAGACTTGGGCCTCAGTCACTCAAAAGAGAAGGTTTAATGGTGTCTTATGATAAATGAATAAGGGGTTCATAATGTAGTTTACCGGGATCTGAAGTGCATGGCACAAGATTTGTTTCAATTGTAATTCTGTACTTTTTTTTTCTTCCAATGTACTTGATGAATAAAATCAAAATATTACATGTGCAGCAGAGGGTGCCTTTCCGAAGTtgaaacttgattttttttttctggcaATTAGCATAGCTATGGTAAATTTTAGGTTAGTTTTAAAAGTAAACCATTACTATCTACTTGTCATGCTGTGCAAAAAATAAAATATGTATAATGTACTTGGAGTACTCTGAAGCAACTTGAGAATGTTCTGTGATGGGATTAGTATACTGAAGTAACTGCTACACTATAGGATTGAGCAGTGTACATGTATCATTCCCTTGATTGCTACTGATGAATAAATAATTGCATACTGAAGTGTATTGTTCTATAATCATTGAAACGAGAGTGAAATGTGTTCTGGCTGCTGTAATTGATAAGTGACATGGGTGGGGAAAATGTTGCACAAAGGCTTGTGGCGCAAGGCTAACTTTAATAACTAATACCAGTTGTAACCTTCATCAGTGCTGCTCCAAGTTAAGTACTTGTATTAATGCATCAAAATATAAAGTAAATGGCTCCAGCAGACATTACAAGATAGGATGTTAAAGTCCATTTGGCTCATAGCCTGCCCATCCAGAAAATaccatgtttttttctctccctttttatacccaCCACTTCAACTGTTAAATCATTTTCCAGAATTTTAACTTTCGCTACCTGATCTGAAGTCGATTTCATATTCTTGATTATTCTCTGAATGAAGGGGCACCGAGGATGGTTGGGAATTTCCTAATGAACTTTCATGACTTACCAACTAGCATCTGTATAAACTGGCTTCCTCTGTCCCCTTTTCCTTTTTACTTTTATATTGCAATTTTTGTATCATGtgcattttttatttgttcttgggatggctagtatttattgcccattcccaattcaCCGGAGAAGGTAGTgttgagctgcagtccatgtggtttaggtgCACCCATGGTGCTGCTAGGGAGGGAATTCAGGATTTTgactgacaatgaaggaatggcaatatagttcccaagtcaggatggtgtgtgacatggaggggaacttgcagatggtgttcctatgtatctgctgcctttgtcctaggtggtagagtttggaaggtgtcaaaaaaaaaaaaaagctttggcaagctgctgcagtgcatcttgtagatggtacacactgctgccattgtagggagtgaatgtttgtttaaggtggtggatgggggtgccaatcaagtaggctgctttgtcttggatggtgtcaagcggcTTGAGtgtcagagctgcactcatccaggcaaatgagtattcctgatttgtgccttgtaggtggtgggtggtctttggggagtcaggtgatttATCACCAGCTTGCTTTGTAGCCAATGTACATCGTGTAGCTGCAATATTCACTTCTGCTATGTCTGCTGATAGTGCAGACCTCCGTGTTGTTAGTAAATACACCAGTTATTTTAAATTTGGCTCCAGAAAAGATCTTTTAATGTCACCAACATCAGTTAATTAAAGGAAATAAATTCTAGAAAGGATcagtgttctaattctaatttttgtaaaatatattttacccatgagattaaaaaaaaaattaagtggcTTCCCCTCCTGGATTGTCACAACTGCTGTATCAGGCATAGGCTGGTCAACTCTCAACTGCATATGAGTTATGATTCTGTAATTAAACAACTGTTGTGTGTAAATGTGCCACTGTTTCTCTTGAATTGTAAAATAAAGTGTTACGACCATGTAAGAAAGATATTTAGGGTTCCTTcttggccttcacctggtcttactataaccgggtttaattttaaatacactgtttttagctccccttggtgaatccttgttcactgctttccaattataaggcaaagaaaccagcacaaacaggttttcttaaatttcaacctttcttctttaaacctattaaacttaaactctaattcgattaacgcctacagatacacgacgcgtccatgctagcatgcgtatgtgatgcacacatgcagatagagacagaaaagagcagaagaaaaataaagtgggaaagtttgaggcaatatctgaagagggtttttgttatggttcttcgagtccttgattgtaggtagatctttctctttgttggggcccagtattcttaaacttatttgctgtaggagacctttctctcttgggattcatgtgtcttcagtgggttttggagttctgtgagaaagagagggagacccagacaggagaggtcttcagtCCAGGAGTATACTGCAGTCTCTTTCTGTTCAAAACTctttacaattcagaaaaaaacaggttgccaagcaggctagtcacatgaccagctggtctgaccacgtctgtttgtggactataccatcccagcagtcatcctaaaatttgagctccctctccttcaatgtctggtaCTCCAAGTCCATTGTGTGcttaaatggataagggaagtaacccctctgtctccacaagcactgtgttaatctgcaaatgtctttccagccaagggcctggtgatcttttttttttaaagtcctttcttcacttcaactgtttTCAAAtccatgttcatgtgacaaaattaatgtgcctcattcttggcaggtgggatctCTGCATGatgcaagacattgcttgactgggagaccaTGTAAGTCAGTGAGTCCAAAGGTGAGGTGAAAGGGACTTTGTGAATTGAGACAGTGTTTTGGATGACTGTTTACTCAGGAAGATTACAGGATGCTATTCTTTGAATTCTGCACACATCCAATTAGAGCACTAGTACAGTATGGAAAGGCTGTATGTGTAAAATGCACACATTTTTCTGAAGGAACAAGGCATGATGGTGCATGAAACCAATATTGTCACTAGGTAGGCAAAAGCTGATTGTACAATAGATTTAAGGTTTCTGGAAAGATGTGCAGTGGGGGGGATGAATGAAAGAACCTTTTTAATGCagtaagtgataatgacctggaactcgctgcctacaagggtggtgcaagtggagattatcaatgatttcaaaaggaaattggataggtacTTGGGAAATAAACTCTATGGGCGTAGAGCGacggaataggactgactggattgccctaGAGAGCCACGTGGACTCTGGGTTAAATGGCCGACTTCTGCATCATTATGACTCTGACCTAGAAACAGACTGTGACTTAATTTGCGTGCTTCTGAATTCTACTGTTGGATGAGGTAACCACACCCAAATTAAACCGGTGGAGGAACCTATTCAGTCATAGCATAAGACAGATTATTCATTATATTAGAAAGTGGACAATTTTGTGCAACTGTTTGAAGTGGAGGGGGTGAAGTTTAGATGATGAAAAGGAAGTGGGAGTGAGGaagaggttgggggtggggtggggggggggtggaaatgggaATTGAAGGGGAAGGTGAGCTGCATGAGGAGTAGAGTCACTGAGGAATAGTCAATGAGGTGAATACAGTAACTGGAATGAAAAATGTGAGAAAGGGAGTAGATTAGAATTGGTAAAGGAGGTGGGGAAATAGGTTAGGTAGAAACATGAAAGTTGGGAGAGTGAAGTCTGGAAATAAAGTGTGGAATGGGTATGTGCTGAATAGGAAGTGGTGGGGGTGAAGTGTAAACAAAGTTGGGGGTGAGGGATATTAAAAGGTAGATGCATCAGAGAACACAAACTTTTCAGTTGAAGTGGAAAGAGGAAAATAGAGAGCAAGTTAAGATAGAAATGGGGAAAAGAGGGAGCAGGGAAGATGAATTGGGAGAAAGGAGGTCAATTGGGAAGGGGGAAGTGTGGGTCCCAGGAAGATAAGTGAGGAAGGAGAGAAAAATGGGAGCAGAAGGAAAGGAACAATGATGGAGGGCAGCTGAGGAGGAAAAAAGGTGAACAAAGTGAAATGAGCAGTAAACATAAAATAAAGAGCTAAGGGAGGGTGTTAGTGGGAGGGGTAGTGGCATGGGTATGATTAGAATTAGGCAGGTAGTGAGCAGAGCAATGGCAGTAGACAGAGTGATCACTCTGGAATAGGCAGATTCCTGGACTGGCCTGTTGAAGGTCCTTGGGAAAATGGTTGTAGTACTGAAGTAAATTCTGCACTGTTTGTTCAAGGGACCACTGGTCTGTTCCCATTAGACAGAGGCCCCCAATCTTGGCAAGAGACTGTACAGACTGATGAGCTGTAGAGTGTATCCTGCAATTGAATCAGCAATGTCAAGGCAGAGTCTCTGGAAGTCAATGATGTACTGAGAGATGTCAGAACTCTTAAAGTTTAGCAGAGTTGAAAAGTTTCATATTTCGACGCTTTTTCTGGTAACTGACGAAGTAACTTGCTATacacttgggctgaatggcctcctttgtacTATAAATATCTATCATGTCTGTACTGCCTATAATGTaatcccaaactaattctacatcaTATTATCTCCCTATTTTCCTGTATCCTCCTTTGCCTCAAATGTTTATcaactttttttttggttaaaaTGCAGTGTGATGGATCGCAAgataaactctttttttttttaaaaacgtacCAGAAAAAAACTAATGTCAAGCATTCCACTAATCAGCACTAAGTCCATTTAGTTTAATCAGATGCATGTGGCGAATTCAGAATGGCTACTCACTGAAATTGAGAGGCTCTGGATCTGTGATTTGATCTTAAATTCATAAGTAGGATTATGGATTGATCTGCATTTGGTGGCTTAATATCAAGAATCTgatatcaactttacaaaaacaaccACTATACATGTGGATGTTACTACAATACTTCTGATACCTTTTTAGGGAAGTGTCTTTTGTGTGTCAATAAAAGATGTCCATTATTTTCAAATCCTGTGTTTTGGGGATCAAAGTTGCACATGGACATTGTACATTCTCCTGCCACTTTAAAATTATCAACCACCTAGAGACTTTTTATCACAAATTATTTATTTGCACATACACAATTAAAATATGTATTTATTGTATTGGACTGAACTTCAAAATATCACCATAGTCATTTTGATCTCAAACTGAACATTCATTGGTCTTCAATCCCTAGACGCTTTTTCATTGTAGCAGACATTGAAACAGCACAGAattcctgaactgcttccaaagctgcAGAATCAGCAATCCTACACTTCTTAGACACAGAGTGTGACAGCATATCTGTGGAATGTCGCTTTTCCTTTTTGACAGAGTCAAGAACAATTTTTGTGGCAATATCAGTTCCTGGAGATGACTCTCCAGGCCTTGGTAAGGTAATCACGCCTGAGTTGCAACTGTTGTCTTTTACCGTGCCATAAAATGGCACGTGTGGGTTCCAGTTTGAGACCTCATCATTGAACAGACCGTAAATGCTAACACTGTAAAAGAAATCCATGGTTGTGATTATGTCTGCAATTTCAGGTACTTCATAATCCGATGACATGAGCTCCTTGGGCAATGCCAGCAGTCCCATGCTGTCTTCGAAAGTTTTTTCAAATGTCAGAGACAGATCAGACATTTCACCCCAGGGGATCTCCATGGCATTTGTGACATCTTCAACTATGTTTTCTTCTGTATTATCCTGGCTGATCTCTCTATCTGTTCTGTATTCATTTAGATCTGCACTACTAGAAAGTTTCCCTGACATGACAACAGGTGAATTGTTTAGTGATGTATTATGAAAGGGGATACAATCAAACATCTTCATGGCATCTTCTAATGAAACCTCATCAGGCAATGTGTCTGACACTTGAGCAGCTGGACTGCCAGAGTCTTTGCCCTTGTTAACTGTTTTTTCATTGGAAATAAGTTCATGTAATTCTTCTTCACTCACTGCATCCAGTGCAGCAAGC comes from Heterodontus francisci isolate sHetFra1 chromosome 36, sHetFra1.hap1, whole genome shotgun sequence and encodes:
- the LOC137351452 gene encoding la-related protein 6-like; this encodes MKGFDRVNKGKLFLVVEGLIIRGYRFKVIDKGNKLEMRCFLRDRKQRVLVDRCFCEWKVVSSGITQGSVLDPLLFLVYINDLNFNVGCMIGKFAADTKICRVVDSEAYSCRVQNNINSLVEWSEKWQMEFNPEMCESVAMSSSDSPASQLGSPASRSSPVQVRGEGRPLRFRKRIGSEDAEEFQSNSDQQNSFDLSETNDDCLEYNEWIPPNSDTIQKIISQVEFYLSDENLAVDSFLLKHMKRNKMGYISIKLLTSFKKVKCLTKDWKVTAYALNCSKLLEINQEGTKIRRKNPVPEFLLSVPPSKRILAWNLYNDSPENNGEISGQINTMETAMKVFAIHGPISSIRILQPGKDIPAELKKYMLKYPEVGTKVCVLVEYECYEGAKKAYEELGKKPCHNDENLKVVILTGKGTKKINGIDADESEDFKKSNPKKPSRQPTKIEQLQYTVEESVYSSSESDGANSPASVQRYLQHKICDAYNCNSQMPSPSTASWSQSWSDHHCSPCVPRRSLVYHHPSPLTDFVGQGFWPSPSTSPEFTKKFYDYSSDSGNCSGSPWVQRRRLAASQAASLEINQATCKQSVRKHQSSTGLPPGLVRLPFGPDGTKGFHNSIGRGRIVLRH